One genomic segment of Arachis duranensis cultivar V14167 chromosome 4, aradu.V14167.gnm2.J7QH, whole genome shotgun sequence includes these proteins:
- the LOC107484550 gene encoding tropinone reductase homolog has protein sequence MAERKLNFKDKRWSLHGMTALVTGGSRGIGYAIVEELAEFGAAVHVCARNEADINKCVEEWKNKGLNVTGSACDVSSRDQRQHLIEIVASIFHGKLNILINNAGTTTPKHAIDYTAEDMTTIMSTNFESAYYLCQLSYPLLKASGYGSIVFVSSIAGLKALPYSSIYASTKGAVNQLTKNLALEWAKDNIRVNSVAPGNVQTKLLNDILENIGEGEKIASAMTSQTPLQRMGEPKEISSLVVFLCLSAASFITGQTINADGGFTI, from the exons ATGGCGGAAAGGAAGTTGAACTTCAAAGATAAACGATGGTCACTCCATGGGATGACAGCTCTAGTCACTGGAGGATCTCGAGGTATTGG GTATGCAATAGTGGAAGAGTTAGCAGAATTTGGAGCAGCAGTCCATGTATGTGCACGAAATGAAGCAGATATTAATAAGTGTGTGGAAGAGTGGAAAAACAAAGGATTAAATGTTACGGGATCTGCTTGTGATGTTTCATCCCGTGATCAACGTCAACATTTAATAGAAATTGTTGCCTCCATCTTTCATGGAAAACTCAACATTCTC ATAAATAATGCTGGAACAACCACACCTAAACACGCCATAGATTATACTGCTGAAGATATGACAACTATAATGAGTACCAATTTTGAATCTGCTTACTATTTGTGTCAACTTTCCTACCCACTTCTAAAAGCTTCTGGATATGGGAGCATAGTATTTGTCTCCTCCATTGCTGGTTTGAAAGCTTTGCCTTATTCTTCTATCTATGCATCAACAAAAG GAGCCGTGAATCAACTCACCAAAAACTTAGCACTGGAATGGGCAAAGGATAATATTCGTGTAAATTCTGTAGCACCAGGAAATGTTCAGACCAAACTTTTGAATGATATCCTG GAAAATATTGGCGAAGGTGAAAAGATTGCGAGTGCTATGACGTCTCAAACTCCACTGCAACGCATGGGAGAACCGAAAGAAATATCATCATTAGttgtttttctttgtctttcggCTGCTTCATTTATCACTGGACAAACTATAAATGCAGATGGAGGCTTCacaatttaa